A genome region from Baekduia alba includes the following:
- a CDS encoding prepilin-type N-terminal cleavage/methylation domain-containing protein, whose translation MSGFPATRLRARLAGEAGFSMIEVMVSMVLLTALSLATLSVIDRSTAASAKVRSKSVASDIAHEDLNRMRQLKFTLASSASYRSVSTETGVDKVPYTVTSTANWATDSGVETSCATPDTAGTSQYLRIRSSVSWPNMDGAAPVVADSIMAPRGKEANRTAGSLMVKVQDRGAAPVAGATVTAAGQSLVTSAAGCVFFPAINAGQWPVTVTKGGSPWNFMDTDGNSPGATTASVVVGDVSTASVTFDQPSIFSPVAFYREDGTTPTTWTSVSISTQTKTLPPATSASPVASFTTAKLFPFAAGWSFYAGSCAGNNPANYASNSSTALTNSSIIPTPGTTVPDGRAYLRRLTLHLTDSNIASGSEAVRAYITPYYDSTYTYMTATCESLPGTPPGGTITSVAPNATDVAFDMPYGLYSVCAETTATPGTSGYRYWKYSGSASAPPSGAYHALPSMSGITLKATSPANDAATVNGSLAGSGSANQCG comes from the coding sequence ATGAGCGGCTTTCCTGCTACCAGGCTGCGGGCCCGCCTCGCCGGCGAGGCGGGCTTCAGCATGATCGAGGTGATGGTGAGCATGGTCCTGCTCACCGCGCTCTCGCTGGCAACGCTGTCGGTGATCGATCGTTCCACGGCGGCGTCCGCGAAGGTGCGGTCCAAGTCGGTGGCGTCGGACATCGCGCACGAGGACCTCAACCGGATGCGCCAGCTGAAGTTCACGCTCGCGTCGAGCGCCAGCTACCGGTCGGTGAGCACGGAGACCGGCGTCGACAAGGTCCCGTACACGGTCACCTCGACCGCGAACTGGGCCACCGACTCCGGCGTGGAGACGAGCTGCGCCACCCCGGACACCGCCGGCACGTCGCAGTACCTGAGGATCCGCTCCTCGGTCAGCTGGCCGAACATGGACGGCGCCGCGCCGGTCGTCGCCGACTCGATCATGGCGCCGCGCGGCAAGGAGGCCAACCGCACCGCGGGCTCGCTGATGGTCAAGGTCCAGGATCGCGGCGCCGCGCCGGTCGCCGGCGCGACCGTCACCGCCGCAGGCCAGAGCCTCGTGACGAGCGCCGCCGGCTGCGTCTTCTTCCCGGCGATCAACGCCGGCCAGTGGCCGGTGACGGTCACCAAGGGCGGATCGCCCTGGAACTTCATGGACACCGACGGCAACTCGCCGGGCGCCACGACGGCGAGCGTGGTCGTCGGCGACGTCTCGACCGCGTCGGTGACCTTCGACCAGCCGTCGATCTTCAGCCCGGTCGCCTTCTACCGCGAGGACGGGACGACGCCCACGACGTGGACCTCGGTGTCGATCAGCACGCAGACCAAGACCCTGCCGCCGGCCACCAGCGCCAGCCCCGTCGCGAGCTTCACCACCGCCAAGCTGTTCCCGTTCGCCGCCGGCTGGTCGTTCTACGCGGGCTCCTGCGCGGGCAACAACCCGGCGAACTACGCGAGCAACTCGTCGACGGCGCTGACCAACAGCAGCATCATCCCGACGCCGGGCACCACGGTCCCCGACGGCCGCGCCTACCTGCGGCGCCTCACGCTGCACCTGACGGACAGCAACATCGCCTCCGGAAGCGAGGCGGTGCGCGCGTACATCACGCCGTACTACGACTCGACCTACACGTACATGACGGCGACCTGTGAGTCGCTGCCCGGCACGCCGCCCGGCGGCACGATCACCAGCGTGGCCCCCAACGCCACCGACGTGGCGTTCGACATGCCCTACGGCCTGTACTCGGTCTGCGCGGAGACGACCGCGACCCCGGGCACCAGCGGCTACCGCTACTGGAAGTACAGCGGCAGCGCCTCGGCGCCGCCGAGCGGCGCCTACCACGCGCTGCCCAGCATGAGCGGGATCACGCTGAAGGCGACGTCGCCGGCGAACGACGCGGCGACGGTCAACGGCTCGCTCGCCGGCTCGGGGAGCGCGAACCAATGCGGATGA
- a CDS encoding ROK family transcriptional regulator, protein MGHEGSGSLESLRERNRRRVLSALRVAGITSRAELARRTGLSRTTVSSLIADLVRDGLVAERVDHTAAPGAQGGRPPVLVSLDRRAGAAVGVDFGKSHVTVAVADLGHTVLSEVRRELPSDHRAEQGLDAASQLVESALQEAGIDRGYVLGVGMGLPGPVHSDTGTVGSTSILPGWVGITAARAMSDRLSLPVRVDNDANLGALAEHVWGAGEGVEDMIYLKLATGIGAGLVLNGRLYVGVGGTAGEIGHTIIDEHGPVCRCANRGCLETLASGAATVDLLRPTLGDDLTLSRVVELTLEGHPAATRVVADAGRHIGRAVANLVNLLNPSRIVVGGEMAACGDVLLDPLRAECQRHAISSAGDDVEVHHGPLGDRAQVLGALALVLQDAETFSTPVDHLAEAQA, encoded by the coding sequence ATGGGTCATGAAGGGTCCGGATCGCTCGAGTCCCTGCGCGAGCGGAACCGTCGGCGAGTGCTCAGCGCGCTCCGGGTCGCAGGGATCACCAGCCGCGCCGAGCTTGCTCGGCGCACGGGTCTGTCCCGTACCACCGTGTCTTCCTTGATCGCCGACCTCGTCCGCGACGGCCTCGTCGCCGAGCGCGTGGACCACACCGCCGCCCCGGGCGCGCAGGGTGGTCGACCGCCCGTCCTCGTGTCGCTCGACCGCCGTGCCGGTGCCGCCGTCGGCGTCGACTTCGGCAAGAGCCACGTCACGGTGGCTGTGGCGGACCTCGGTCATACCGTCCTGTCCGAGGTCCGACGGGAGCTGCCCAGCGACCACCGCGCCGAGCAGGGCCTGGACGCCGCGAGCCAGCTCGTGGAGTCCGCGCTGCAGGAGGCGGGCATCGACCGCGGCTACGTCCTCGGCGTCGGGATGGGCCTGCCGGGCCCGGTCCACTCCGACACGGGCACGGTTGGCTCCACGTCGATCCTCCCCGGCTGGGTCGGGATCACGGCCGCGCGCGCGATGAGCGACCGCCTCTCGCTCCCCGTGCGCGTCGACAACGACGCCAACCTCGGCGCGCTCGCCGAGCACGTCTGGGGCGCCGGCGAGGGCGTCGAGGACATGATCTACCTCAAGCTCGCGACCGGCATCGGCGCGGGCCTGGTCCTCAACGGCAGGCTGTACGTCGGCGTCGGCGGCACCGCCGGTGAGATCGGCCACACGATCATCGACGAGCACGGCCCCGTGTGCCGCTGCGCCAACCGCGGCTGCCTCGAGACGCTCGCGTCGGGCGCCGCGACCGTCGACCTGCTCCGCCCCACGCTCGGCGACGACCTCACGCTCAGCCGCGTCGTCGAGCTCACGCTCGAGGGCCACCCGGCCGCCACGCGCGTCGTCGCCGACGCCGGCCGCCACATCGGCCGCGCGGTCGCCAACCTCGTCAACCTGCTCAACCCCAGCCGGATCGTCGTCGGCGGCGAGATGGCCGCGTGCGGCGATGTCCTGCTCGACCCGCTGCGCGCCGAGTGCCAGCGCCACGCGATCTCCAGCGCCGGCGACGACGTCGAGGTCCACCACGGGCCGCTCGGCGATCGCGCCCAGGTCCTCGGCGCCCTGGCCCTGGTGCTGCAGGACGCCGAGACGTTCTCCACGCCCGTCGACCACCTCGCGGAGGCCCAGGCGTGA
- a CDS encoding substrate-binding domain-containing protein: MRSTKWVSVVAAAALTFGVAACGSDDNDNSSSSTGSSGGASTAAKSGGSAKKIALLLPESKTARYESQDRPNFVNKMKALCPDCQIIYSNADQDAAKQQQQAEAALTQGANVLVLDPVDSASAAAIVTRASQSKVPVISYDRLILNSKPDYYISFDNVQVGKLQGTSLVDKLKKDGKKGSIVMINGAPTDNNAKLFKQGAHSVIDSSGFKVAKEYDTPDWSPDKAQSEMEQAITALGKNGFVGVYSANDGNAGGIIAAMKSNGVDAKKIPITGQDAELAGVQRIVAGTQYMTVYKAIKAEAEAAAQLAYDVSQGKTPDAATVNGKTNNGQADIPSVLLKPVAVTVDNINDTIIKDGFWKASEICTSQYAAACKSAGIQ; encoded by the coding sequence ATGCGTAGTACGAAGTGGGTCTCGGTCGTCGCGGCCGCAGCCCTCACGTTCGGCGTCGCCGCCTGTGGCAGCGACGACAACGACAACAGCAGCTCGAGCACCGGCTCGAGCGGCGGCGCCAGCACGGCCGCCAAGAGCGGCGGGAGCGCGAAGAAGATCGCGCTGCTGCTGCCGGAGTCCAAGACGGCTCGGTACGAGTCCCAGGACCGTCCGAACTTCGTGAACAAGATGAAGGCGCTCTGCCCCGACTGCCAGATCATCTACTCCAACGCCGACCAGGACGCCGCCAAGCAGCAGCAGCAGGCTGAAGCGGCGCTGACCCAGGGCGCCAACGTCCTGGTGCTCGACCCGGTGGACTCCGCTTCGGCGGCGGCCATCGTGACCCGCGCGTCGCAGTCGAAGGTCCCGGTCATCTCGTATGACCGCCTGATCCTCAACTCGAAGCCGGACTACTACATCTCGTTCGACAACGTGCAGGTCGGCAAGCTGCAGGGCACGAGCCTGGTCGACAAGCTCAAGAAGGACGGCAAGAAGGGCTCGATCGTCATGATCAACGGGGCCCCGACCGACAACAACGCCAAGCTGTTCAAGCAGGGCGCGCACTCGGTCATCGACTCCAGCGGCTTCAAGGTCGCCAAGGAGTACGACACGCCGGACTGGTCGCCCGACAAGGCGCAGTCCGAGATGGAGCAGGCGATCACGGCGCTCGGCAAGAACGGCTTCGTGGGCGTCTACTCGGCCAACGACGGCAACGCCGGCGGCATCATCGCCGCGATGAAGTCCAACGGCGTCGACGCCAAGAAGATCCCGATCACGGGTCAGGACGCCGAGCTGGCCGGCGTGCAGCGCATCGTCGCCGGCACGCAGTACATGACGGTCTACAAGGCCATCAAGGCCGAGGCCGAGGCTGCCGCTCAGCTCGCCTACGACGTGTCGCAGGGCAAGACGCCCGACGCGGCCACGGTCAACGGCAAGACGAACAACGGCCAGGCCGACATCCCGTCGGTGCTGCTCAAGCCGGTCGCCGTCACGGTGGACAACATCAACGACACGATCATCAAGGACGGTTTCTGGAAGGCCTCTGAGATCTGCACGTCGCAGTACGCTGCGGCTTGCAAGTCTGCCGGGATCCAGTAA
- a CDS encoding ATP-binding cassette domain-containing protein, with translation MAETTPLLELRGITKRFGAVRALNGVDFRVMPGEVVGLVGDNGAGKSTLVKVISGIHPGDEGEYLWDGQKVSVSTPPDATHLGIATVYQDLALCDNLDVVENLFLGQEATTSGLLDEVTMEKKANDLLAELSVTTIQSVRGEVGAMSGGQRQSVAIARSLLGEPKMVILDEPTAALGVQQTAQVLALIKRLKGRGLGVIVISHNLRDVFEVVDRIWVMRLGANGGEFDVNNTNEQEVVAAITGLTGNGQRKTEGTVTQ, from the coding sequence ATGGCGGAGACCACGCCCCTGCTCGAGTTGCGGGGCATCACCAAGCGGTTCGGCGCGGTTCGCGCGCTGAACGGCGTGGACTTCCGGGTCATGCCCGGCGAGGTCGTTGGCCTCGTCGGTGACAATGGCGCGGGCAAGTCCACGCTCGTCAAGGTCATCTCGGGCATCCACCCGGGGGACGAGGGCGAATACCTGTGGGACGGGCAGAAGGTGTCCGTCAGCACCCCACCGGACGCCACGCACCTCGGGATCGCGACGGTGTACCAGGACCTCGCCTTGTGCGACAACCTGGACGTCGTCGAGAACCTGTTCCTCGGGCAGGAGGCCACCACGAGTGGCCTCCTGGACGAGGTCACCATGGAGAAGAAGGCCAACGACCTGCTCGCCGAGCTGTCGGTCACCACGATCCAGTCCGTGCGCGGCGAGGTCGGGGCGATGTCCGGAGGTCAGCGCCAGTCGGTCGCGATCGCGCGCTCGCTGCTGGGCGAGCCGAAGATGGTCATCCTGGACGAGCCGACCGCGGCGTTGGGCGTCCAGCAGACCGCGCAGGTCCTGGCGCTGATCAAGCGCCTGAAGGGCCGCGGCCTGGGCGTGATCGTCATCTCCCACAACCTTCGTGACGTCTTCGAGGTCGTCGACCGCATCTGGGTCATGCGCCTGGGTGCCAACGGCGGCGAGTTCGACGTCAACAACACCAACGAGCAGGAAGTCGTCGCCGCCATCACCGGGCTCACCGGCAACGGCCAGCGCAAGACGGAAGGAACGGTGACCCAGTGA
- a CDS encoding sugar ABC transporter permease: MSTTAEPTPPPVEPDPTAAAAQKESLPTSGRDFLNRIRTGDLGSLRVLFLLAIVWVIFQSQESRFLSSTNIVNLSLQITAVALISVGVVLVLLLGEIDLSVGAVSGLCSAIVAVLSVKHGWGPVPAILAGLAAGGAIGCFQGFISTRFGIPTFVVTLAGLLIWQGAQLKVLGDTGTVNLNPGLLTDLAGKFLSDSVSWVVAIAGVAFFAAVTLFGYRRRLASGLSAPPMVLIVIRIAAVAIAGLLFTYVANKDRGVPVAVLILLAFVASFDFMTRRTRFGRHIYAVGGNAEAARRAGIAVFRVRVIVFTLASTMAAVGGIMAASRLLAVNQSSGGSDLLLNSIAGPVIAGTSLFGGRGNVWSALLGALVIGSISNGMDLLAYTSATKFMVTGAVLLGAVILDSLARMGRAQSGRV; encoded by the coding sequence GTGAGCACCACGGCCGAGCCCACCCCGCCGCCCGTCGAGCCGGACCCCACGGCGGCCGCGGCGCAGAAGGAGTCGCTGCCGACCAGCGGTCGCGACTTCCTGAACCGCATCCGCACCGGCGACCTCGGGTCCCTGCGCGTCCTGTTCCTGCTGGCGATCGTCTGGGTCATCTTCCAGTCGCAGGAATCGCGGTTCCTCAGCTCCACGAACATCGTCAACCTGTCGCTGCAGATCACCGCGGTCGCGCTGATCTCGGTCGGCGTCGTCCTGGTCCTGCTGCTGGGCGAGATCGACCTGTCGGTGGGCGCGGTCTCCGGCCTGTGCTCAGCGATCGTCGCGGTGCTGAGCGTCAAGCACGGCTGGGGCCCCGTTCCGGCGATCCTCGCCGGCCTCGCGGCCGGCGGGGCGATCGGCTGCTTCCAGGGCTTCATCTCCACGCGGTTCGGGATTCCGACCTTCGTCGTCACCCTGGCGGGCCTGCTCATCTGGCAGGGCGCCCAGCTCAAGGTGCTGGGCGACACCGGCACCGTGAACCTCAATCCGGGCCTGCTGACCGACCTGGCCGGCAAGTTCCTGTCCGACAGCGTCTCCTGGGTCGTGGCGATCGCCGGCGTCGCGTTCTTCGCGGCCGTCACGCTGTTCGGGTACCGGCGGCGCCTGGCCAGCGGGCTGAGCGCACCGCCCATGGTGCTCATCGTGATCCGGATCGCCGCGGTGGCGATCGCGGGGCTGCTGTTCACGTACGTCGCCAACAAGGACCGCGGCGTGCCGGTAGCAGTGCTGATCCTCCTGGCCTTCGTGGCCTCCTTCGACTTCATGACGCGGCGAACCCGGTTCGGACGCCACATCTACGCCGTCGGCGGCAACGCAGAGGCCGCCCGTCGTGCCGGCATCGCCGTCTTCCGCGTCCGCGTGATCGTGTTCACGCTGGCGTCGACGATGGCGGCGGTCGGCGGCATCATGGCCGCGTCCCGCCTGTTGGCGGTCAACCAGTCCTCCGGCGGCTCGGACCTGCTGCTGAACTCGATCGCGGGTCCGGTCATCGCGGGCACGTCGCTGTTCGGCGGCCGCGGCAACGTGTGGAGCGCTCTGCTCGGCGCGTTGGTGATCGGCTCGATCTCGAACGGGATGGACCTGCTGGCCTACACCTCGGCCACGAAGTTCATGGTCACGGGCGCCGTCCTCCTCGGCGCGGTCATCCTGGACTCGCTGGCCCGCATGGGTCGCGCGCAGTCCGGCCGCGTGTAG
- a CDS encoding DeoR/GlpR family DNA-binding transcription regulator, protein MRDSAVLLPDARREAILGALARDGRVVATQLAAALGVSDDTVRRDLDELAASGRVRRVRGGALPAAASTPPRMAERIEHATPAKAAVAARAAALLADEDVVSFGGGTTCLAVARLLATDGRSRQVLTTSPDVALALADAPGEVLLAGGRLEPDSRTTVGAEAIDAVRRVRPGVAVLGACSLHPAVGLTTYCAGEAEVLREQAACAGRLMVATEGVKLGSTAAHVVAAADDVAQLVTDAASAPDAELTALRALGVEVVLA, encoded by the coding sequence ATGCGTGATTCTGCGGTTTTGCTTCCGGATGCTCGGCGCGAGGCGATCCTCGGCGCCCTGGCCCGTGACGGCCGCGTCGTCGCGACGCAGCTGGCGGCGGCGCTGGGCGTGTCGGACGACACGGTGCGGCGCGATCTGGACGAGCTCGCGGCGTCCGGCCGGGTGCGGCGCGTCCGCGGCGGCGCGCTACCGGCCGCGGCGTCCACCCCGCCGCGCATGGCGGAGCGGATCGAGCACGCGACGCCGGCGAAGGCCGCGGTCGCGGCGCGGGCCGCGGCGCTGCTGGCCGACGAGGACGTCGTGTCGTTCGGCGGCGGGACCACGTGCCTGGCGGTCGCGCGGCTGCTGGCGACCGACGGGCGGTCGCGGCAGGTGCTGACCACGTCGCCCGACGTGGCGCTCGCGCTGGCCGACGCGCCCGGCGAGGTGCTGCTGGCCGGCGGGCGGCTGGAGCCGGACTCGCGGACGACCGTGGGCGCCGAGGCGATCGACGCGGTCCGGCGCGTGCGGCCAGGCGTCGCGGTGCTGGGCGCGTGCTCGCTGCACCCGGCGGTGGGACTGACGACGTACTGCGCCGGCGAGGCCGAGGTGCTGCGCGAGCAGGCGGCGTGCGCGGGACGGCTGATGGTGGCGACCGAGGGCGTGAAGCTCGGCTCGACCGCGGCGCACGTCGTGGCGGCGGCCGACGACGTCGCGCAGCTCGTGACCGACGCGGCGAGCGCGCCGGACGCCGAGCTGACCGCGCTGCGGGCGCTGGGCGTGGAGGTGGTGCTGGCGTGA
- a CDS encoding MFS transporter, whose protein sequence is MSALTPSPRAAVTTIFLLNGALLGTWGARIPAIQDGLDTGPGGIAVALAALAAGALIAMPTAGRLVSGHGSATVVRIAVAVLGLGLVAPAVMPSVGLLAASTFVLGLANGALDVSMNVQGVEVERRARRAIFSSMHAAFSAGGLVGAGIAALAAATDVGATANFLVVGLAAAAVGEWVSRSLVADSQPAPEAAHASPAGTTSGRWKLGGLAFCCLFAEGAAMDWSAVHLRAIGAGAAVAALAYAAYSIAMASGRLTGDRLSERLGPVTLARRGGLLAGLAMTTSLVVGDPAVGLLAYILLGAGLSVITPMVFRAAATGGDAGPALAAVTTTGYLGLLAGPPIIGAVASVTSVPTSLVLVIVAAACVVVGAGALAPPSGRVAAAPLSTTSTPEAA, encoded by the coding sequence GTGAGCGCCCTCACCCCGTCGCCGCGCGCGGCGGTCACGACGATCTTCCTCCTCAACGGCGCCCTGCTCGGCACGTGGGGCGCGCGCATCCCGGCGATCCAGGACGGGCTCGACACCGGGCCGGGTGGGATCGCGGTCGCGCTGGCGGCGCTGGCCGCGGGCGCCCTGATCGCGATGCCGACCGCAGGGCGGCTGGTGAGTGGGCACGGCAGCGCCACCGTCGTCCGCATCGCGGTGGCCGTTCTGGGCCTCGGGCTCGTGGCGCCGGCCGTCATGCCGTCGGTCGGGCTGCTGGCGGCGTCGACGTTCGTGCTGGGCCTGGCCAACGGGGCGCTCGACGTGTCGATGAACGTGCAGGGCGTCGAGGTCGAGCGCCGGGCCCGCCGGGCGATCTTCTCGTCGATGCACGCCGCGTTCAGCGCGGGCGGCCTGGTCGGCGCGGGGATCGCGGCGCTCGCGGCGGCGACCGACGTCGGCGCGACGGCGAACTTCCTGGTCGTCGGCCTGGCCGCCGCGGCGGTCGGCGAGTGGGTCTCGCGGTCGCTGGTGGCGGACTCGCAGCCCGCGCCGGAGGCCGCGCATGCGTCGCCGGCAGGTACGACGAGCGGGCGCTGGAAGCTGGGCGGGCTGGCGTTCTGCTGCCTCTTCGCCGAGGGCGCGGCGATGGACTGGAGCGCAGTGCACCTGCGCGCGATCGGGGCGGGCGCGGCGGTGGCGGCGCTGGCCTATGCCGCCTACTCGATCGCGATGGCCTCCGGCCGGCTGACCGGCGACCGCCTGAGCGAGCGGCTGGGGCCGGTGACGCTGGCGCGCCGCGGCGGGCTGCTGGCCGGCCTGGCGATGACGACCTCGCTCGTCGTCGGCGACCCGGCCGTGGGTCTGTTGGCCTACATCCTGCTCGGCGCCGGGCTGTCGGTCATCACGCCGATGGTCTTCCGCGCGGCGGCGACCGGCGGCGACGCCGGCCCCGCGCTGGCGGCCGTCACGACCACCGGGTACCTGGGGCTGCTGGCCGGGCCGCCGATCATCGGCGCGGTCGCGTCGGTGACGTCGGTGCCGACGTCGCTGGTGCTGGTGATCGTGGCGGCGGCCTGCGTCGTCGTCGGCGCGGGTGCGCTCGCGCCGCCGTCCGGCCGCGTCGCCGCCGCGCCGTTGTCCACCACGTCGACCCCCGAGGCCGCATGA
- a CDS encoding HAD-IA family hydrolase has product MTSLSPVAVLSDLDGVLVDSGDSIEVTWSTWARGHGIDPEVLRGRIHGRPAGAVIREVAPHLDADAEAAAVSQMDIDGPPAKLLPGAMELLRGGAGVPVAVVTSCPDALAHVRLTAVDLPVPEVLVTSDRVSVGKPDPEGYRLAASELGVDVGGCVVFEDAPAGVAAGVAAGAVVVGILTTHAADELVAAGAIEVAATVADALALFTAADRAE; this is encoded by the coding sequence ATGACATCGCTCTCCCCCGTCGCCGTCCTGTCCGATCTCGACGGCGTGCTCGTCGACTCCGGCGACTCCATCGAGGTGACCTGGAGCACCTGGGCGCGCGGGCACGGGATCGACCCGGAGGTGCTGCGCGGGCGGATCCACGGACGGCCGGCGGGTGCGGTGATCCGCGAGGTCGCGCCGCACCTGGACGCCGACGCCGAGGCGGCGGCCGTGTCGCAGATGGACATCGACGGGCCGCCGGCCAAGCTGCTGCCCGGCGCGATGGAGCTGCTGCGCGGCGGCGCCGGCGTGCCGGTCGCGGTCGTGACGTCGTGCCCGGACGCGCTGGCCCACGTCCGGCTGACGGCGGTCGACCTCCCGGTGCCGGAGGTGCTGGTGACGAGCGACCGCGTCTCGGTGGGCAAGCCGGATCCGGAGGGCTACCGGCTGGCGGCGTCGGAGCTGGGCGTCGACGTGGGCGGCTGCGTCGTCTTCGAGGACGCGCCGGCCGGCGTGGCCGCGGGCGTGGCGGCGGGCGCCGTGGTCGTGGGGATCCTGACGACGCACGCGGCCGACGAGCTGGTCGCCGCGGGCGCGATCGAGGTCGCCGCGACGGTGGCCGACGCGCTGGCGCTGTTCACCGCGGCCGATCGGGCCGAGTAG
- a CDS encoding nuclear transport factor 2 family protein, with translation MDQPFFSALLAGDATALGALLTDDFILVDVMAGGVIDRASLLDVVGSGQMTFESIETPTPASARSYGDATMVTIGETRMSGRFGDEAWSAHSRYTHVFVRADASSPWLLASAQGTQIAE, from the coding sequence ATGGACCAGCCCTTCTTCTCCGCCCTCCTCGCCGGCGACGCCACCGCGCTCGGCGCGCTGCTGACCGACGACTTCATCCTGGTCGACGTGATGGCCGGCGGCGTCATCGACCGGGCGTCGCTCCTCGACGTCGTCGGGAGCGGGCAGATGACGTTCGAGAGCATCGAAACGCCGACGCCCGCGTCGGCGCGCAGCTACGGCGACGCCACGATGGTCACCATCGGCGAGACGCGGATGAGCGGACGCTTCGGCGACGAGGCGTGGTCGGCCCACAGCCGGTACACGCACGTGTTCGTGCGGGCGGACGCCTCCTCGCCCTGGCTCCTCGCCTCGGCGCAGGGGACTCAGATCGCAGAGTGA
- a CDS encoding lytic transglycosylase domain-containing protein, which produces MSTRTATASRRRAPARVAAQRRAQVRRRRIMAILTAGVLAACAVVALRPVVHHTVTEISLPLRHEDIIRQQAHDKGLDPALIAGVIYAESHFIDGRTSSAGAKGLMQLTPATAQYIAHKSGGTQFHISDLGTPQVNIAYGAYYLKYLMQRYGDDVPLVLAAYNAGEGNVDQWISTARSKDKSLDINAIPFGETRSYVTKVMDARKQYRTNYRSELGL; this is translated from the coding sequence ATGAGCACGCGAACCGCCACCGCATCGCGCCGCCGCGCGCCCGCACGGGTCGCCGCGCAGCGCCGCGCGCAGGTCCGCCGGCGCCGCATCATGGCGATCCTGACGGCGGGCGTGCTGGCCGCGTGCGCCGTCGTCGCGCTGCGGCCGGTGGTCCACCACACGGTCACGGAGATCTCGCTCCCGCTGCGCCACGAGGACATCATCCGCCAGCAGGCGCACGACAAGGGCCTCGATCCCGCCCTGATCGCCGGCGTGATCTACGCGGAGTCGCACTTCATCGACGGCCGCACGTCGAGCGCCGGCGCCAAGGGCCTGATGCAGCTGACGCCCGCGACCGCGCAGTACATCGCGCACAAGTCCGGCGGCACGCAGTTCCACATCTCCGACCTCGGCACGCCGCAGGTCAACATCGCCTACGGCGCCTACTACCTCAAGTACCTGATGCAGCGCTACGGCGACGACGTCCCACTGGTGCTCGCCGCCTACAACGCGGGCGAAGGCAACGTCGACCAGTGGATCTCCACCGCCCGCTCCAAGGACAAGTCCTTGGACATCAACGCCATCCCCTTCGGCGAGACCCGCTCCTACGTGACCAAGGTCATGGACGCGCGGAAGCAGTACCGGACGAACTACCGGTCAGAGCTGGGGCTGTAG
- the coaE gene encoding dephospho-CoA kinase (Dephospho-CoA kinase (CoaE) performs the final step in coenzyme A biosynthesis.), whose product MPFVGLTGGLGSGKSTALAALGRLGAATLSTDAVVHELYESDAVIDAVVERWGTDVVDADGVVDRGAIARRVFGEPSEREWLEGLLWPLVGARVWAFRTGQEDADPAPKAAVVETPLLFEAGMHEMYDATIAVVADEDVRRARAAARGHEAVDERAARQLTQDEKAQRATFVVQNDGTEADLESALSSVLGKLSASR is encoded by the coding sequence GTGCCCTTCGTCGGGTTGACCGGCGGGCTGGGCTCCGGGAAGTCGACGGCGCTGGCCGCTCTCGGGCGGCTGGGGGCGGCGACGCTGTCGACCGACGCGGTCGTTCACGAGCTGTACGAGTCCGACGCGGTGATCGACGCGGTCGTCGAGCGCTGGGGCACGGACGTCGTCGACGCCGACGGCGTGGTCGACCGCGGCGCGATCGCGCGGCGCGTGTTCGGGGAGCCGAGCGAGCGCGAGTGGCTCGAGGGGCTGCTGTGGCCACTCGTCGGCGCGCGCGTCTGGGCGTTCCGGACCGGGCAGGAGGACGCCGACCCGGCGCCGAAGGCCGCAGTGGTGGAGACGCCGCTGCTGTTCGAGGCCGGGATGCACGAGATGTATGACGCGACGATCGCCGTCGTCGCGGACGAGGATGTGCGGCGCGCGCGTGCTGCCGCCCGCGGGCACGAGGCCGTCGACGAGCGCGCCGCACGCCAGCTCACGCAGGACGAGAAGGCGCAAAGAGCGACGTTCGTGGTGCAGAACGACGGTACGGAGGCTGACCTGGAGTCGGCGCTGTCCTCCGTGCTTGGCAAGCTGTCCGCCTCCCGATGA